gggggggagagagattaGTTAGAGATACGCTTTGTTTATAACATTGTTAAAAAACGCATATATAACATATTGGAAGTTCTGGATAAAACTCGTGTATTAATGGGCAGtacctcttcttcctccttcctcttttGTAAtgcctcctccttttcttttttcagtctaaATTCCTCCTGGGCAACCCTTTCCCTCTCAAGCCATTCTTGGTGTAACCGCTCTCTAAATTGAATATAATATGGTGCCTGTTACGTTTTAAAAGTAGTGATGCAGATTGGACATAATTAAATCACAGAGGCCATACCTCTCCTCTTCAGCCTTTCTgctctcctcatcttcctcatcgTTGTCCTCCTTTGCATCGCCATCTACAACTTTAAAAGAACAGACTATATAACGTACAGAGAATTCGCACAATCAGTTAACGTGAGCTGAGGCTCTGGGCATTAACTCACTGCGTACGACTAGCATGAAATTCCAAAATAACGGCTTTCATAAGAATCAGAAGAGCGACTTACCAGCGTCTCTGAGCTTAGCAAGCGCTTGacgttttcttttcctcctatCTCTCTTGAGGCATGCCCGACGCTGTTTCTGGCTGTGAGGAATATAACAGGGAAGATTCAACAGAGTGGCTGTCAACTGCTTCCTTGCCATTTGAAAGTACTTCACAGTTTGGTGGGCCATGGGGTGCACTACTATCATTTAAGCAGAGTGAAGATTACTTTAAAAGTCAATAATGATTGCctgaaaatatgtttacaaACCTCAACCCAGGTCCAGGCGGAGTTGGTGTCATGGAAGCTGCCATTTCAGGACTAACTGCTTTATCTTCCGGAGTCAAAGTTGAGAGCTCCCTACCTCCAGGAATGATCTGCATTTGATTTGAGCAATTTGATAACATTTTGATCAACCATTAAATCTGTATACGTTTAGCAAAGACGCACTGGAGCCCAATTTCATTTAGCGCTTAGACGGCTACTGAAATTTGCGCGTGTGCAAGAGTATCATGTGCACACTTCGTTGCAAGCGGGTTACGTTAAACTGGTAGTGCGCATGCGTAGTGGTCGGTGATACGGTTCGGATGAAAGAACTCTGGAGAGCGGGTGTTCCGTGCGAATTGTTAACAGAACagtggagaagaaaaaatcGGGGCTGGATTGTTTTGGCAGAAAGTCCTGCACTTTTCTAATTACGTTGCTCTTCAGCACACGCTGCAATGGCAGACAAAGAAGGTAGGACATTTATCTTGAAGTAGTTCCCATATGCTTGCTTTGTGTGGCCGCTTTGGTTTGCTTAGGTGATGAACTAGCCAGCTAGCCTGCATGCCAGTGTTCTAGCTAGTTAGCCAGCGGCGTAACTATACACATCCAGATTAGTCATGGCGCCATGAGTGACCCAGATTGCCTTTACATCAGTGTGTAACCTGCGCACTGATACATGGTTTTAAAAACAGTAGTGTCCGACTCATTTACCTCGGTACATATGGGGAGATTTTTGATAGAAGTGTTTAATGGTAGCTAGCTAAGCAGATTAAAGCCTTCCCCGTGGTTTCCGTGAGATGACACAGTTTATACAATTATCGTCAGTTTGTCTGCTCGCTAACTAGTTTACTTGCAAGAAAGTTAGgaggtttttttcttaatgtcaaTTTGATCACACAAACGAAATCAGATTAGGTTGCTTAGTTGGCGCCCTAAAACTCTTGCATTTCACATAACTTCTTTGAAATTATTTGCAGAGTTTTCAgagcacacttttttttctcttattaaTATTTCTCATAGTGTACGATGATGCTGTGGAGGAACGGGTCATAAATGAGGAGTATAAGATATGGAAAAAGAATACACCGTTCCTCTACGACTTAGTCATGACCCATGCTCTCGAATGGCCAAGTCTCACTGTGCAGTGGTTACCTGATGTCAGCAGGTAATTCATCAagtttatattttgtgtgttgGGAAATACATTCAATACACCGGACATGTAACTATTAGAAATCAGTCTGTCTTTTTGCTCAGTTtccacatttctgttttatttttgtttttctctagaGCTCTTTCAACTACTGGTGTTGTTAGATGCTGTCCAGAAAGTTTACTGAATTTTGTGAGTTATTGTCGTGGACTTTCTGATAACATAATAAGCCTGTGAGAATAATAACATGGTGCATGTTGCACTGCCTTCCCTGTTAGGCCAGAGGGAAAAGACTATGCCATTCACAGACTGGTGCTGGGGACACACACGTCAGATGAGCAGAACCACCTGGTTATCGCCAGTGTTCAGATTCCAAATGATGATGCACAATTTGATGCCTCACACTATGACAGCGAAAAAGGAGGTAAGAGCCAAATTGTTGTTTTGATGTCTTAAAGTCTGTGTTTAATACCTAAGCACTCTAATGACTCATAATAAACTCATAAACATTTGTCAGTTTATTCACAGAACAAGTACCAAAGTTGCTTATGATGCTGTGTTCTTCAGTCCATGCAATGCCACTTacgttttgtctctctctatccgATCTCATAAAGTACGCAGTGCTGATGATACAGATTAAATTTAATAGCGATACCTTTGAACATGAAACGGAGACATACAAGGTTTCTTTCATTACTCTTAGATACTGaaatggtttttgtttgtttctcatttcagcagGTATGAATCTTCTCATTAAACTTTTTGGAATGTGTGGGAGTGCATTGAAAGTGAGACTAGTGCCACTAGGACACAAGAATACAACACACTCAACATTACAGGTGGTATTAATGTCTGTAAGATATTTGTCAGTGAGGATTTATGTTGGAGTCTGTTTTTACCAAATCTTACATTTCATTGATAGAATGCTCTTGGAACAGTCACAATAAGCACTAGCTTTTTATTGTAGCTACAATTATGTTAGGTATATTTTATTATGTTGATGTTCTGAGAACAGTGTGGCTTCTTTCAGAGTTTGGAGGTTTTGGATCAGTGAGTGGAAAGATTGAGATTGAGATTAAGATTAATCACGAGGGAGAGGTCAACCGTGCCAGATACATGCCCCAGAATCCCTGCATCATCGCTACCAAGACCCCGACCTCAGACGTGCTGGTGTTTGACTACACCAAACATCCATCCAAACCAGGTCAGGCTATACCACTGAGTCTTCCCTCCCAGTGTTATGCACAGAGCTCAGTATGTTCTCTTCGTGTTGTCATTGAAGACCATGTGAATGATGAACAGCTCCTTGCATGTTACTCTGTCATACAAATAATTGTTTACTGCATCAGTCTTTGGATGGTGTGACCGTATCCTATGACAGTGTGTATGCAATCACTTGTAACATATACAAATCTTGGGATTTTAATTAAGCGTGTACCAAATTTGTGATGAACCTTTATGAAGACATGTTGTCCCTAGTGTTCGATTCAAGTGCTGATTGTATGTTTACGCCTGCAGACCCCAGCGGGGAGTGCAGTCCTGATTTGAGGCTAAAGGGCCACCAAAAGGAGGGGTATGGTTTGTCCTGGAACCCAAACCTCAGTGGCAACCTGCTCAGTGCGTCTGATGACCACGTGAGTCTGCAGGGCAAGGATTATCAAAaacagcttcaaaaaaaaaaaattcaacgtttctctttcttttaaacttCTAAGCCTCACTCTCCATTCAACACACCAATATATTGATACGCAGGACTCAGATACATCACACAGTCAACGCTTAATCGTCTGGTATTTTTGTGTGGCAGGGAGGTTGGACAGAATCCTTACCCTCTCCTTAAATTCTGAAAGCGGTTATTTCTTTGCAGACGATCTGTCTTTGGGATATCAGTGGAGGGCCGAAGGAGGGAAAGATAGTGGACGCTAAGACCATCTTTACTGGCCATACTGCGGTGGTGGAGGATGTGTCTTGGCACCTTCTCCACGAGTCTCTCTTCGGCTCCGTGGCTGATGATCAGAAACTGATGATGTGAGTCATTCTGTGTAAATGCCAGAAAGATCTAAACATATTTTGGCTACAaagattctggaaaaaaaacaaaaaacacctgGATTATGACTTTACAGTCTGTGCAGTACTTGACCACATTAATCATACTGtgttatccttttttttttttttttttttttttttgtaataagcAAAGAACAGCTGCATATTTCTATCCATTCAAGACATATTAATTTGAAAAAGATGTTCCGGTTTCCGTTGGCCCTCTCTTGCCATTTAAGAAAAAGGAAGCATATATCCCATATTTTGGAAGATGATCTTTattaatatttcactttttcaaCAGCTGGGACACACGATCCAATAACACAGCCAAACCCAGTCACTCGGTGGACGCTCACACAGCTGAGGTCAACTGCTTGTCCTTCAACCCCTACAGCGAGTTCATCCTGGCCACCGGCTCTGCAGATAAGGTGTGTGGCACTGTACTGAGTGTCATCATCACAAAGCACTGTCCTCATGCCACTACATGTATCTTAGCTGTCTGATCCTGGGTCAGTAGATAAGCAGTCGTGGGGCTTTGTGCTCAGAAATAAGGAATCTTTCTAACTGACGTCTGCTTGTGTGTTGACAAGAAGGGGTTTTGTTTTGCGTTTGTCTGCAGACAGTAGCTCTTTGGGATCTGCGTAACCTGAAGCTGAAGCTTCACTCCTTTGAATCACACAAGGATGAAATATTCCAGGTACAAACCCCACAAAACATGTGGATCCTTGCACCATTGTGCTTTTTAAAAGTAGATTCCTACATAGTCAGTTTCATGTCCATGAATAATTTGAATTTATATCCATGGAGCACATTAACAAGCCTACACACGTTATAAAGTACACGTTCCGAATTCATAGCTGACCGTCCTTATTTTGCCTTTACAAGTCTGTAATGCTTGCTACTCTTCCCCCTAACTCTGCATTCAGGTTCAGTGGTCCCCGCATAATGAGACTATTTTGGCCTCCAGTGGAACAGATAGAAGACTGAATGTCTGGGATCTGAGGTACAGTGTCTGCTTGCTCTTTGTCCTTATCTCTAGGTTTCATCAGTGGCCCATTGTAAATGACTGCCAAAAAGCTTCTTGTTGCTGTAACATTTGTTCAGCAGTGAGATCTACTGGGTTGTAATGCCATAAATGTCCCATGGTACCTCATAGTACTACAACGCCTTTCTCTGAATCCATTGTTTTAAGGAGAAAAATGCCAAACCTCATGAATCTGTCAATCATTACTCAGTGCTCTTGGGTTATACTTTATGATGACTGCCCAGTACTGAAGGAATATGGTGAAATTGTATACATTTGTAGAtgtacacatgaacacatgaacTTTGTTCTCCTCACAGTAAAATTGGAGAGGAGCAGTCTGCTGAGGATGCAGAGGATGGACCTCCTGAGCTGTTGGTGAGTTTTAGACTCTTCatcaaaacaagcaaagcatggatcagttttgtcagtttacagtgttgtttttgGCGTTCTGGTTATTTCTGTTAAGAGACGTTTACACATTAAGCCAAATCAGGACTGCTTTTTGAGAtagtttaaatgtttttttcacattcactggTTGGAAGAGAAGAGTAATGAAAGATGGATGTATTTGCACTTCTGTTTGTGACAACAGTTCATTCATGGTGGACACACTGCCAAAATCTCAGATTTCTCATGGAATCCCAATGAACCCTGGGTAATCTGTTCTGTGTCTGAGGACAACATCATGCAAGTTTGGCAGATGGTGAGAgtacacactcatttacacacaaactattGAGACAGGGAGGAAATTAATATGCTTAGGCTGTAGACCTAATGGCGGTCATATCCcgaaaacaaaactgattatgcaaaatgttattttggatTTGAAAGCAGTAGATAGAGCAGTATGGAAAGGAATAGCTTTAGGATGGTGTTGTCTGTTCTAAGATTTCCATAGATCAGACTGAGACTCGTGGAATGTAGTTCTTTTGTAGAAGAACACCCTGTGTATGGGAAATAGATGACCTGACAATGTTGTCGCTCCTTCCCAGGCGGAGAACATCTACAACGACGAGGAGCCAGACACCCCCGCCTCTGAACTGGAAGGTCAGGGGTCGTAGGGGTCTCCCCTAACCTGGCCGAGAGTCACAGCAGGGTCCACACGTCATATATTAGCCCATGTGGCCTAAGTCTTTCGGGGCTTAATTCACTCAGTCTTCGTCTCCTGCATCACTTTTCTTTACATCCTTTATGTAGGTaccactttttttccctctccataTGACAAACACCGTTTCCATATTAGGTCCCCATTATGAAACAGGGCTTTCATGTTACTTTAGATAGCTTTTCAAATGGCTCCTACTGCTCAGAGACAGGAGGataattttttcattctttttttcttttttttttagtttttgtttttgttttgaatgtgtttgtttgaggaTTAAAGTGATgcttcagttttgaaatgtttttcagagagaagtGTGGTTGTTGCTGTCAACAAATGCACTTGATCAATGCAGGCTGCTGTACCAtctttctgaaatgtttgctCTAAGCGGAATTTAGGTTCTGATgccatttcccccccccccctctataaaatttacattttgtgtATAAACCTGATGTCAATTGCAATAAAACTTTTTGTAATAACTTTTAATCAGCgtggttgttttgtgttcttaGACAGTCAAGCAGTTTTCTGTACAGTCGAGAGAACCGGTACAGATGTTTGGGATATAAATGTCATCTGTGTCCCTCCTCCATAATTTCCTTTAAATGCAACACTACGGAGGTTTTTATACTATGAAGTTTTGCAGCATTAAGAATATTCTTAGAATTACaactgtgaaacatttttttaatattttgttccTGTTTCAAAACCATTTGCTCAACTTTCAGTTTATGGTATGAAGATCAGTGAGACACAGGAACAAACCAGGacagaaaatcacaaacaacagGTTGCACAGCATCACTGGTAGATTTGtctaaaatgtacagaaatCCAGCGACAAACAGTATGAGTATAGTTCCAAGTATAAACGTTATGAGTTGAAATGGTTGGAGAACAAGAGGGTAAATGGATCAGCAATGATAAATATTCTTAAACTGTTCTTACTTTTGTGAAGTGATAGAAGTGCAACAGGGCTCTGTTAAAgtatgtcatgttttttttgttttgatggaaaTATGACTCTGGAGACTTGGGGAAATATCCATTCAGGGCTGATCTCAACATTCTGAGTTAGTCTTCTGTCGGAGTGGACGAGAGAATCCTACTTTCCAGACTCGCTGtgaaaacttaaaaagaaagggggaCAACTGTTCTGAAAAGAAAGGATGCAGAAAATTCAGGGGTGATGCCATTCTACTAAAGAAAATGACTATTTTTAGGA
This sequence is a window from Chanos chanos chromosome 4, fChaCha1.1, whole genome shotgun sequence. Protein-coding genes within it:
- the rbbp7 gene encoding histone-binding protein RBBP7 isoform X1; translated protein: MADKEVYDDAVEERVINEEYKIWKKNTPFLYDLVMTHALEWPSLTVQWLPDVSRPEGKDYAIHRLVLGTHTSDEQNHLVIASVQIPNDDAQFDASHYDSEKGEFGGFGSVSGKIEIEIKINHEGEVNRARYMPQNPCIIATKTPTSDVLVFDYTKHPSKPDPSGECSPDLRLKGHQKEGYGLSWNPNLSGNLLSASDDHTICLWDISGGPKEGKIVDAKTIFTGHTAVVEDVSWHLLHESLFGSVADDQKLMIWDTRSNNTAKPSHSVDAHTAEVNCLSFNPYSEFILATGSADKTVALWDLRNLKLKLHSFESHKDEIFQVQWSPHNETILASSGTDRRLNVWDLSKIGEEQSAEDAEDGPPELLFIHGGHTAKISDFSWNPNEPWVICSVSEDNIMQVWQMAENIYNDEEPDTPASELEGQGS
- the rbbp7 gene encoding histone-binding protein RBBP7 isoform X2, which translates into the protein MADKEGRTFDDAVEERVINEEYKIWKKNTPFLYDLVMTHALEWPSLTVQWLPDVSRPEGKDYAIHRLVLGTHTSDEQNHLVIASVQIPNDDAQFDASHYDSEKGEFGGFGSVSGKIEIEIKINHEGEVNRARYMPQNPCIIATKTPTSDVLVFDYTKHPSKPDPSGECSPDLRLKGHQKEGYGLSWNPNLSGNLLSASDDHTICLWDISGGPKEGKIVDAKTIFTGHTAVVEDVSWHLLHESLFGSVADDQKLMIWDTRSNNTAKPSHSVDAHTAEVNCLSFNPYSEFILATGSADKTVALWDLRNLKLKLHSFESHKDEIFQVQWSPHNETILASSGTDRRLNVWDLSKIGEEQSAEDAEDGPPELLFIHGGHTAKISDFSWNPNEPWVICSVSEDNIMQVWQMAENIYNDEEPDTPASELEGQGS